Within the Paenibacillus sp. AN1007 genome, the region GGATTTCTCTCCATTTCATGTTGCGCTGCTGGATCACTTTGTGAAAGGGCATTCCTTCACCATTTTGGGAGACTTGTCTCAAGGTATTCATGAGTATCGCGGCGTTCATACATGGGAAGAGATGAGCTCGCTTTTTCCGAAAGAGCAGCAGGCATACTTTGCTTTGACCCGAAGTTACCGTTCCACGATGGAAATTATCGATTATGCCAATACCATTCTGGAGCAGGGTGTGAAGAGCGGGATTACGGCCATTCCGGTGTTTCGGAGTGGTGATCCGGTGCGTACGCTTATGTATGGAAGGGAAGGGAGAACGGGCAGTTTGGAGCGAGCACTGAAGCTGCTTACCTCTAAAGACTACCGGACAGTCTCGATCTTGACGCGAACTCTGCATGAAGCCGAGGAGCTTCATCGTGAGCTGCAGACTGCGGGCTGGGATTTAAACCTGATCGATGGCGGCAAAAAGCAGTACAGCGGCGGACATTCCATTTTGCCCGTATATCTGTCGAAAGGGCTTGAATTTGATGCTGCTGTTGTAGCTGATGTTGATCCGTATCATTATTTGCCTGGCTCGGGCGATGCGAAACTGCTTTACGTCGGCTGTACACGTGCGCTCCATGAATTGTGGTTATTCCATGATGGAAGTATGCCGGTGTATGCAGCGGCAGCGCATAATCCAGAGGGAGAACAGATTACAACCCAAGGTTGGCCGGACGAGGCATAAGTCTGCCCTATAACTCGATTTGAACCTGCCAAGTACGAGCGCAGACAAACGGACGATTACTATTATAGGGAGAAATGATCCATTATTGCTTCCCTTCATGTATATATGGAAAGGCATGACGTTTAGGGCTGTCCCTATACGTCATGCCCTTTTTGTGTTAAGAACAGGATCGGGCTAGACTTGATCATGATCCGAAACCCCAGGGAGTGACGCGGCTTGTTTCTTCCGTGCTGGACGGCGGTTTACCATATAAATGCCTGTGCCAATCATTAAGCCTCCTGCTCCGGTAAACCAGTAGACCTGCTCTCCGAGCAGAATCCAGCTTGAAAGCACACCGAAGAATGGTGCGAGAAACAAATAGGAACTGGTCTGGGCGGGATCACTATGCTGTAATAGATAAAACCAGAGGGAGAACTGTAACATGGAGCAGGCAAATGTCAGCCACAGTAAAGACACAACGGAAACTGCGGTTATTGTAAAATGAGGCCGTTCCGTCCACAGACTGAGCAGAAGCAGTGCTGCGCCTCCAGCAAGCATCTGATAAGCCGTCAGCACAAATGGTTCAAAATCATTACCCCAGCGCTTAATAAGCAGTGTAGACACGGCAAAAGATATCGCGCCCCCGAAACCGATCCAGGTTCCGGGTGTGAGGCTCATATGCCATCCAAAAGTGAGCAGGATACCTGCAAAACCTAAAGTTACACCAATCCACTGGCTTAAACGATAGCTCAGACCGTATAGAACTGCACTGAGAACAATAACGATCAGCGGATTCGTAAATGTAAGGATGGCCGATTCACTGGATGAAATCCAGTTCATACTGTAATAGGCACAGCCCATCACCCCAGCAGATTGAAACAATCCAATGAGAATAATGCGGCTCCAAGCCTGCCATCTTTTTGGTAAAGGACGCTTACGCAGTAATAGGGCCATCAACCCTCCTGCCAGGATGTAGCGCAGTCCCATGAGAAGGAATGGAGGTGCATACGCCATACCTATCCTGCCTACAGGAAAAGAAGTACCCATAATGAGCGTCGTTAAAATAACCAATAAGGCAGCTTTAGCTGGAGTTAAAGCAGTGGAGGCGCTTGTTTTTGGTGCAGTGCTGCCAATCGCCTCGCTCATAATGTCTGCCCGCCATCGACAGTAATAAGCTGCCCTGTCATGGATTGCTGCTCAAGAGCAGCACAGATCATGTGAGCGATGTCCTCTGGCGAAGCGATGCGCTGCAGCAGTAATTGTCCGCCAAGTTGGTGCATCCGCTCTTCATTGCCGGCCCACCAGCGCGTTGCAGCGGCTCCGGGAATGATGGCATTAACCCGAATATGAGGAGAGAGTGCATGAGCCAGTGATAACGTCAAGCCGTGAACTGCAGCTTTGGATACAGCATACGGAAGCGATGAACCGGAACCTGTACTGCCTGCAATGCTGCCTAGGTTCACAATGGCCCCGCCTCCAGCCTGCACGATCCCTTCTTTTACAGCACGAGCGGAGTGAAACATGCCTTTCACATTAACATCAATGAGTTCATTCCAGACATCATCGGTGACCGAATCCAAATCATGTAAAGGAATGTGATAGGTCATTCCGGCGTTATTGACCAGATCCGTAATGGGGCCATACATTTCGGTTACCGCGGCGACCATTCGGCGTACCTCTCCATCACTGGCAATATTCGCCTGAATAGAACATGCCTGCCCGCCTAGTGCGAGTATGTGCCGAACGGTTTCTTCTGCGGCCTGCTGTGAGCGGGAGTAATTCAGGATCACCTTTGCTCCTCGTTCAGCAAGCTGTATACCTGCAGCCCGGCCTATGCCTGTGCCCCCACCTGTTATTAAAACAATCCTGTTTGTCCAGTATCTCATGCTGTACACTCCTTCTTTGTATTAACTTTTGGAGATCGGTGATTGGAGATTATATCCTGTAATGATCATGTGTGGTCTGATATGCAGGTAACAGGGATTAAGTCTCAATGAAATAAGCGCAATAAATCTAATGTCATTGTAGTCGCTTTTGTATATGGCGTATAATGATTACTAATGAACTGGACATCATTTTGAGTGATGTCAGAGTGGAGGCGTGATGGAAAGCGGGGATCTTCGAATATTTCAATGTGTTGCCCGGGAAGGGAATCTGACGAGAGCTGCAGCGAGGCTCGGGTACGTTCAATCCAACGTTACGGCACGCATACGGCATTTGGAGGCTGAGGTGAATACGCCCTTGTTCATCCGGCATAATCGGGGAATGACACTTTCTCCGGCGGGAGAGATGCTGCTGGCTTATGCCGATAAGATTATTGGTCTGCTGAATGATGCTTCCAGGGCACTTCAGGCTGCCAATACGCCATCCGGCCCTTTGCAGATTGGGTCTATACAGACAGCTGCCGCGGTGAGGCTGCCGCGTTTGCTTGCGAAATACTACAGCCAGTACCCGGATGTTGCGCTGGCGCTGGCATCAGGTCATTCACAGATGCTTATTGATCAGGTCATCGGGTATGAATTGGAAGGAGCATTTATCGGCTGCGCCTGTGACCATCCCGATATTAAATCTGTGGATGTATTCGATGAGGAACTATTTATTGTCTCGGCTCCAGTCCTGTCAGCGGATGAACTGGAACGAAAGCCGATTTTAGTGTATAGTCTGGGCTGCTCTTATCGTAAAATTCTGGAGGACTGGATGCTTCTAAGAGGTGTTCATCGCCCAGTCATTTTGGAGTTCGGGACATTGGAGGCGATTATCAGCGGCGTGACCTCGGGCATGGGGATTTCGCTGCTGCCTGAAATCGTCATTCATCAGCAGGTCGAAAACGGTCTGCTCCGCAAACATTCTCTTCCTCCCGGAATGAACCGTATGATGACACGGTTTATTACACGTAAGGATGTGTTTGTCAGCAGTGCGCTTGGGGCTTTTATGGAAATGCTCCCGCAGGAATGTGGTATGATAGGGAATGGAGATTTAATTTAAAATCTCCATTAATGTTATAACTGAGCAGAGATCGGTAATCCGTTAAGGAAGTGAACTATACATGGATTTATTTTCGTTTCAACAGGATACACAGCCGCAAGCCAGACTGCTGGCAGACCGTATGAGGCCTGAGCATCTGGATGAATATATCGGACAAGAACATATTATTGGACCCGGGAAGCTGCTTCGCCGAGCCATTGAGGCTGACCAGATCTCATCCATTCTGCTGTATGGCCCCCCGGGATGCGGCAAGACAACCTTAGCCCACATTATCTCTCAGCACACGCAGGGACAGTTTGTGCGGCTTAACGCCGTGGATGCCTCGGTTAAAGACGTACGCGAAGTGATTGAGCAGGCACAGACGAACAAACAGCTGTACGGCACCAAAACGATTCTGTTCCTTGACGAGGTACATCGTTTTAACAGCTCACGCCAAGATGCGCTGCTGCCCGCGGTAGAGAAGGGCACCATTATTTTCATCGGGGCGACAACAGAGAACCCTTTTCATTATGTAAATGGAGCCTTAATGAGCCGTTCTACTCTGTTCCAGCTTGAGTCGCTGACCAAGGAGCATTCACTGGTTGCCATGCGCAGAGCGCTAAGCGATGCGGATAAAGGGCTTGGTTTTATGGAGCTGCGAGCAGACGATGAAGCTTTGGAACACATTGCAGCAATGGCCAACGGCGATATTCGCCGCGCTTTGAACGCACTGGAGCTGGCTGCGCTCACTACACCGCCTGAGCAGGATGGAACGATTCACGTCACGCTGGCTGTTGCGGAAGAGTCCATTCGCCGTCCCATCGTAAAGGCAGACGAGTCCACGCAGTATGATGTCTTGTCTGCTTTTCACAAAAGCATCCGTGGTTCAAGCGATGCAGCGCTGTTCTGGTTTCTGTATGCGGTCGAGAAGCTCGGCATGGACCCGATGACGTTCATTCGCCGCCTGATTGCAGCAAGCAGTGAGGATATTGGACTAGCGAATCCGCAGGCGATGACTCAGGCGATCGGTGCGCTTGATGCGTATCGGAATAACGGCTGGCCTGAAGCCAAGCTGAACATTGCGCAGGCTATTTTGTTTGCGGTGGAAAGTCCGAAATCCAATGCGGTGTATACGGCCATTTCCAAGGCAATGAGTGCAATAGACGAGGTCAAATCGGCTGAAGTGCCGCTGCATCTGAGGGATACACATTATTCGGGAGCTGCCAAGCTGGGACATGAGGGATATCAGTACCCTCATAACTATCCCGGACATTATGTGAAGCAGGAGTATTTGCCCAAACAGCTGTCCCGCAGAGTCTTCTATGAAGCCACAGAGCAGGGGAATGAATCAAAGATCAGGTTGAATCAGCAGCGGCGAAGAGAGCTGTAGCCGCACTTGGATTCTCAAGCCTGAAGCAGGAGATGGACACAGATGAAAGAGTTCGTATATATTGGAGCTGGCGGTTTTCTGGGCACATTAACCCGTTATACCATCCAGCTTCTGATCCCCTCGGCCAATACAGGTTTTCCATGGGCAGTGCTGCTGATCAATGCGATCGGCAGCCTGTTTTTAGGTTGGTTCTTTACCATTGCCATTCCCGAAAAAGTAACACCGCAGCTTCGTCTTGCCATCGGTACAGGCTTTACCGGAGCCTTCACCACCTTCTCCACATTCACACTGGATATCGTTCGTTTATCAGAGGGCGGAGAATGGCTGAAAGCTGCAGCGTATCTCCTTTTTAGTGTGGCAGCCGGACTGCTGCTCTGTGCCTTCGGCATCAAGCTTGGAAACCGAATGCTCGCTGTCTCTCCAAAAGGGAGTGATACCCGATGATCGTGTGGATCGGAGCAGCCGGCGTATTAGGTGCGCTTGTTCGTTACAGTCTGGGGAAGGCCGTCTCCGGCAAACTGGGGACTTCGTTTCCTTGGGGCACCTGGATCATTAATGTCAGCGGTTCTCTTCTGCTTGGCATGCTGTATGGTGCGCATCAGGCCGCGATGCTGTCAGACTTCACGTGGATCGTGTGGGGAACCGGCTTCTGCGGAGCGTATACCACCTTCTCCACCTTTGGCTACGAAACCTTAACGTTAATGGGGCAGCGGCGATACGGCAGAGCAATTCTTTACGTGGTGAGTTCTGTTGTGGTGGGTGTGTTAGGTTGTATGACAGGTGTTTGGCTTACTGCATAATTGAAATATTTAAATTTTTTTGTGAAAAAAGCAGGAAAAAAGCCTTCCTTCATGGTAATACATGAAAGACGGCTTTTTTTGTAGGAATACATGGAATTGGCTCCATCACCGTCTGAGCGAAGGATACAAGCCCGAAGTACTTTTACTGCATTGCCGGTACAGGTACTTTCTGCACCTGATCAATCGTACCACCGCCGAGGCAGACCTCTCCATCATAAAAAACAACGGCTTGTCCCGGTGTGATCGCTTTTTGCTGCTGATCAAACTGTACATCTACGCTGCCGTCTTCCTGCCAAGTCAACGTAACGCCTTGATCCGGTTGACGATAACGGAATTTGGCTGTGCAGCGGAAAGGTTCTTTCGGTGTATGCTGCGCACCTGCAATCCAGTTGACACCTGCTGCTGTCAGACCTGTGGAGTACAAGCTGGCGTGAGCATCGCCCTGCACGACAAGCAATTGGTTTTTCTCCAAGTTTTTGTCAGCGACAAACCAAGGCTCGCCGCTGCCGGAACCGCCAATGCCAAGTCCTTGACGTTGACCAAGGGTGTAGTACATCAGACCGTCATGACGGCCTTTGACCTCACCTGTCACAATATCAACCATGTCTCCGCCTTTGGCTGGCAGATAGCCGCTCAGGAACTCTTTGAAGTTGCGTTCGCCGATAAAACATACACCTGTGCTGTCTTTTTTCTTAGCCGTATACAGACCGGCAGCTTCAGCAATTTTACGAACTTCCGGTTTGGGCAGATGACCAATCGGGAACATTGCTTTGGAGAGCTGCTTTTGATTAAGAGCATTCAGGAAATACGTTTGGTCTTTATTGTTATCTACACCGCGCAGCA harbors:
- the mnmA gene encoding tRNA 2-thiouridine(34) synthase MnmA encodes the protein MSKANENTRVVVGMSGGVDSSVTALLLKEQGYDVIGIFMKNWDDTDEFGHCTAEEDSEDVRRVCEQIGIPYYTVNFEKEYFDKVFTYFLDEYKSGRTPNPDVMCNREIKFGEFLNKALDLGADYVATGHYARLIEEDGTFKLLRGVDNNKDQTYFLNALNQKQLSKAMFPIGHLPKPEVRKIAEAAGLYTAKKKDSTGVCFIGERNFKEFLSGYLPAKGGDMVDIVTGEVKGRHDGLMYYTLGQRQGLGIGGSGSGEPWFVADKNLEKNQLLVVQGDAHASLYSTGLTAAGVNWIAGAQHTPKEPFRCTAKFRYRQPDQGVTLTWQEDGSVDVQFDQQQKAITPGQAVVFYDGEVCLGGGTIDQVQKVPVPAMQ
- a CDS encoding replication-associated recombination protein A, translating into MDLFSFQQDTQPQARLLADRMRPEHLDEYIGQEHIIGPGKLLRRAIEADQISSILLYGPPGCGKTTLAHIISQHTQGQFVRLNAVDASVKDVREVIEQAQTNKQLYGTKTILFLDEVHRFNSSRQDALLPAVEKGTIIFIGATTENPFHYVNGALMSRSTLFQLESLTKEHSLVAMRRALSDADKGLGFMELRADDEALEHIAAMANGDIRRALNALELAALTTPPEQDGTIHVTLAVAEESIRRPIVKADESTQYDVLSAFHKSIRGSSDAALFWFLYAVEKLGMDPMTFIRRLIAASSEDIGLANPQAMTQAIGALDAYRNNGWPEAKLNIAQAILFAVESPKSNAVYTAISKAMSAIDEVKSAEVPLHLRDTHYSGAAKLGHEGYQYPHNYPGHYVKQEYLPKQLSRRVFYEATEQGNESKIRLNQQRRREL
- a CDS encoding LysR family transcriptional regulator is translated as MESGDLRIFQCVAREGNLTRAAARLGYVQSNVTARIRHLEAEVNTPLFIRHNRGMTLSPAGEMLLAYADKIIGLLNDASRALQAANTPSGPLQIGSIQTAAAVRLPRLLAKYYSQYPDVALALASGHSQMLIDQVIGYELEGAFIGCACDHPDIKSVDVFDEELFIVSAPVLSADELERKPILVYSLGCSYRKILEDWMLLRGVHRPVILEFGTLEAIISGVTSGMGISLLPEIVIHQQVENGLLRKHSLPPGMNRMMTRFITRKDVFVSSALGAFMEMLPQECGMIGNGDLI
- the crcB gene encoding fluoride efflux transporter CrcB → MIVWIGAAGVLGALVRYSLGKAVSGKLGTSFPWGTWIINVSGSLLLGMLYGAHQAAMLSDFTWIVWGTGFCGAYTTFSTFGYETLTLMGQRRYGRAILYVVSSVVVGVLGCMTGVWLTA
- a CDS encoding CrcB family protein, whose protein sequence is MKEFVYIGAGGFLGTLTRYTIQLLIPSANTGFPWAVLLINAIGSLFLGWFFTIAIPEKVTPQLRLAIGTGFTGAFTTFSTFTLDIVRLSEGGEWLKAAAYLLFSVAAGLLLCAFGIKLGNRMLAVSPKGSDTR
- a CDS encoding SDR family NAD(P)-dependent oxidoreductase → MRYWTNRIVLITGGGTGIGRAAGIQLAERGAKVILNYSRSQQAAEETVRHILALGGQACSIQANIASDGEVRRMVAAVTEMYGPITDLVNNAGMTYHIPLHDLDSVTDDVWNELIDVNVKGMFHSARAVKEGIVQAGGGAIVNLGSIAGSTGSGSSLPYAVSKAAVHGLTLSLAHALSPHIRVNAIIPGAAATRWWAGNEERMHQLGGQLLLQRIASPEDIAHMICAALEQQSMTGQLITVDGGQTL
- a CDS encoding EamA family transporter; this translates as MSEAIGSTAPKTSASTALTPAKAALLVILTTLIMGTSFPVGRIGMAYAPPFLLMGLRYILAGGLMALLLRKRPLPKRWQAWSRIILIGLFQSAGVMGCAYYSMNWISSSESAILTFTNPLIVIVLSAVLYGLSYRLSQWIGVTLGFAGILLTFGWHMSLTPGTWIGFGGAISFAVSTLLIKRWGNDFEPFVLTAYQMLAGGAALLLLSLWTERPHFTITAVSVVSLLWLTFACSMLQFSLWFYLLQHSDPAQTSSYLFLAPFFGVLSSWILLGEQVYWFTGAGGLMIGTGIYMVNRRPARKKQAASLPGVSDHDQV